The window atatatatatatatatatatatatatatatatatatatatatatatatatatagatgtataTTATAATGGCAGCTAATCTGGATAACTCAACCTAGATAGCGCTAGTGTAGTTGGAGGTCACGTCAACTGTCCAAATCTGTTTATTTCTAAGTAAATATTGCATTTATTTCACTttgaaacaatgcttgaagcaaTCGGCTATTTTAAATGCCAGTTACGTgtacgaaatcaattttttaaataaaatttgtaccaaCTCGAcattaaaaattcgatattttttgatcagagtgtcctatggACAACGATCTACAATTGTAAAAgttcttaaacatttttttttcttttagactGACGACTCGGATCTGTCTGATTCGAGGATAGTACAGTGCTCGTCCGAAACTGACGACAAGCCGGAGAAACCGACCATAAGATCAAAGATATGGAATACCAAAGATTTAGGCATTAGGCATGGATCTCCAGGCGAACACACACTGAACAGCAGTTCCCAAACTTTATCCTGTAAGTAAAATTTAGACAATATCACGGATGTTAAGGAGCTAGATTCATGTTTAAAGTCAAGATTTAGACAGAAAATGCCTTAACTATAAGTTACGCAGTCTTCTATAAATTTAGTTAAGTAGAGAAATTTGTGTTCCAGCTTGTATTTTATCCCCGACCTTCAATCCCGTGAACATAGGTTTGAAACCATTGCCAAAATCGTCCATCCGAAGCTCGGTGGAGGGTCTCAACCAAGAAATCGAAAGGCTGGTCTTGAAGACCGACAATGAAGCGCACATTAGCAGATCCTACGATCATGACAGATATTCTGAGACGATCCCAGAAGGACACAGAGCCCCAGTCGCGGACCTGTTCAAATTCGCTTCGAGGTCTAGATCCGTGGACACGCAGACACCGCAGAATTTCGGACACAGTTCTAACTCATCAGGTAAAGTGATAATGTATCCTTTATTCATTCTGGCCTAGTATAAAACACtctttaagttagttttaagtaCAAAATTCTAATTTTCAGTAAtccaaataaaatttttcttccatcaaaatggaagaaaacatCTTATCAGGTCTAGAATTTTTCGCAATTTCATTTCCTTGCATATTTCGTTTCAGGAGAGAGCCAAGCGTCTAGTCCGGATCAAGAAACGAGTAAACTAGGATCTTCACCACAGATCAACAGATTTTTAGCGAGAGAACCACCCGATGGTTGCGAAAAGGTCCAGTCGAAGTCTCTGAACGACAAAAAGTTTTTTACTGTAGAGCACGTCCCGCAAATTTGCACGTTCAAGCTGAAACCAAGCTTGGGATCCGCTTTTCAGGTAAATATgtcaatatttcttttatataatgAGAAATTTACACTTTTTTACCAGCAgttaatatattacaattatatATGTTAGTTTACAGGGTTAAGATTCTGTTTTTTGTGATGTAGTTTCTTACACTATTACTACCATAAATGCCTTTCAATAGCCTCTttacaacaatatttttaaaccatTCCTCAGTTTAGGAGTTGAACCATCCCTCCTTATTTCCAGACACGGTACCATGTGAATTTTATCTACTCTTTGGGATATAAATCAAGGAGTCTACTGTGCTAACCATTGTGTTTGTTGTAGATTTTGCAGCCCACCAAAAGCAACAGCTCCGATCAAGATTTACCATTAGTGCCCTCTCAAGAGTCTCAGATCGACGAATAGAATCTATAACTGTTTGATTTTTATCTATTTCTAAAGCGATGGATTGCAAACGTTTCGAACGGAGTTCTTCGTTTCCGAAATGTTTTCTGTCCGATTTAAAAACGTGTAGATAatatttatctgttttaccgGGTTGTTCTGTGAAACGGAGACGTATATAAGggggttttaaaataaatatttcgtagGGGAAGACAAAGTGAACTGTAAATTTATTTTTCGATGGTACAAAAAGCGGAACAGCCCGGATTTTTTAAGATTTGGCAACAGTGCATACCGCTTTTTCATTCGGTCTACTTTCGGCGTGAAATTACGAGATAATCAATCGACTTAATAAGCGAATTGACAAACTATTTTGTGAAACATACAAACCCTTTTGTAAAAACTGCATTTTTACTAGACGATCTTCGATTTCCGAATCGCCATTTTATGTCATTTTCTTATGCTTTCTAGGTCCTTAATGTAATGTCCTTAATGTTAAATATAATCAGTTCTGCAGAAACTATCTTTGACACCAAGTCAAAGTAAGCGTTGTATGTATAAGAAAACGACTTCTGAACGATCACGATAATGTTTGATAAGCATTAATTTTGATCCTTTATGTCTTTTCATTATCTGCAATGATCTTAGCTATTATTTGGCTTTATATGaaatattaactgaaataatGAAATGAAATAATCAAAATGTTTTCTATGACAGTTAATTGCGATAATGCTTCGTAAACGTCATGATTTGGAAATCTGTTAACGATTTCATTGATACTcttcttaaattttattttatatcattCTGGAAGAAGCAGTTACGAGACCGTGAAACAGATGTATCGTAAAGGATTCCCATAATGCTTCAAAAACATTCATTTGCAGTTTTCTGCAAACACTGATTGCGATACTGCTTCACAGGCACCTTTTTCTCTTAACAGCTTCACTGATATGATagttaaatgtatttttatatCATGTTGAAAGAAGCAGTTCGACAAAACCAGATCCTATAAGCTTGCGACAATGCTTCATAAGCATTAAATTTGATTTTTGTTGTGGTTTATATTAACCTTTTCATGATCTTaatcgtctgatagttaaatgtGCTGATATTTCACATGCATTAAATGTTTTCTCTGTAAACTGATGCTCAAGGATCACGATTATGCTtcacaaatattaaataatatcctTTACATGTTCTGAGTTAAGAATTTAGTTGTTCTTTTATATACATAATAGTTGAGCAAACTTCGATTACAACTTTGTCAGAAGTAATTATGATTATAAATCTTTAGCTTAATATTTAGTCCCAATTACGATAATGCTGTAGAACAATGGATTTTTTTTGTGTGTTATTTTCTTTTCAGTTCTCAGAAGTTCCTCTTTTGTTGTAAAAATTCTTGCATGGAAAACTAATTTGGTTTAAAAAcgttttccaataaaaaaaacattCCAAATCCTCGCGGTAATGCTTCAGAAGCATTAAAATTGTCTAGCTGTtatttattagaaattttttcgaaattttcatttttatttgaaaaatctaTTCCAGAAATTGTTTTAACAATTGTTGTCGTTTTAAAGAAACATGTTCTCGCATAAGAAATTTCAACACACTCACAATAATGCTTGAGACGCAATAAAATTGTATCTCCACacgttattttttattaaccctTTCTAAATGTTCTTTTGATGTGAAGAATCCGTTCTACAAGTTATATTAAATAACTTTTTACCAAAAACAATTTCCAAACACTCACGATAATGCTTCAGAAGTTTTAAAACGGCCCCTCTACAtattattttcttaataaatcttTCAGAATTTGCTGTTTTATTTGAAGAATCTATTctagaaattattttaaatatacttatcGTTTTTAAAGGGAATTttagtgcaaaaaatattttccactaaaattaatttataaaaattcgCCATAATCCTGCAGAAGCATTAAAATTGTCACCCTAcacgttttttttattatatccttcaaaattttcatttttatttccatTCTAAAACATATTATTAACATAGTTATTCTATTTTAAGGGCAATTCGAGTATTAAATACCTCCACGATAATGCTTCAGAAGCATTAAAATTTATCAATACATGTTATTTCAAAGTAAATCTAtgggtatttttatttttatttgaagcaTCAACTCtggatattattttaaattgCGTTTTAGTTTCTAAAGAGATTTGGTGTGTAAAAAATGCTGTTGTCTGTTGCCAGATTGtctatattaacaaaaaattgatTACAGCTCAGTAATATATGAAATCGTATGttacatttttgaaaaaaaaaactatttatgtAGTTAACGACATTCCATATAAATTTTTTCAATTGAATTTTAGAGgattgtttatataaaaaaaattgaaattaaaatagTTGTTATATTCAGGAATGAACTGTAATGAAGCTGTGATTTTTTAGTATGAAGAAATGAgagatttttctaatttttcatggatattttttagtaaataaaattacATGTAACAATTCAGATGTTTACAGTTATTTTGTGGATatatcttttaacttttttattgtataggattaaGTATTAGTTCTTCTTTTTTATGGTATTCATTCAATTATTTCTATATGTTTAAACATATCTAATAAACAGACTGATGAAATGTTGTTTTATATCCCCTAATAAACCTAAATCGATCAGTACATAGATTATAACAAATATCAGAGGAAATTTTACACTATAAAAGCTTATGAGACATACAAGAAAAAATTTGAGCTTACTGacaaaaaattgttcttttttgcAAATCAATAAATTCGCACTCAATTTTTTCGTCCAATAGGTCTGGAAGATCGAAGTAATATTCCTCAATGATAGTTTGAACTTTTGACACgtaattaatttaaaacaatTCCAAGCGAGTTccaaaaaacacttaaaaaaataagaaaatttgaAGTGAACGAAAATAATACaaatcttgaatatgttgcctatgcgagtccatttcaaataggtaaaaaaaaatgagaataaGACTTAGATTTTGCAtattataatttgctatgcatcttcaggtcaattgtacatggtaaactaaatgctgaaaatataataacccgtattagggtgCTACATAGGAacatttataagctaaaaaatagACAAGGACATGCTGTATAtgaacaacaagaaattatgaaaattatcgAAGAGTACTATAGAACATTATATTGTCGAGATGCTCACATTCCGGAGGTCGAAATCCCAGCCATACAAAATCAAGGATCAGAGGAACTTCCAGATATAACCGAAGAGGAAATCGAATCAGTGTTGAAAGGTATGAAGAACAGCAAATCACCTAGAGAAGATGGCATTGTAAGTGATATGCTAAAATTAGGAGGCGAATGcgtcataaaagctttaaaaacccTTTATAATGCCTGCCTCTTTGAAGGAGTTACATCAGAAAAATGGAATAGTGccattatgataatattgcacaaaaaaggagatgtaacagaaattggaAACTACAGACCTACCAGCTTATTATCTCATTTAAATAagctctttatgagaataattactaacagactggaacctaagctggattttcaccaaccattagagcaggccggatttaggagtggctttggaacgaatgaccacctacaagtaataaaatccttaatagagaaagttacagaatacaacaagccattaATATTAATACTTGTAGACTTTAAGAAAGCGTTTGACTCAGTCCAGCTTAGCTCCATGTTAAGAGCTCTTACAGCAAGGAGATACCATCTCTCCTAAGCTATTCACCGCTTTGTTGCAGAGTGCTAcgagaaacaataattgggagaatattggagtcaacataaatggagaatttctgaacaacttgagatttgcagacgatatagtccttattgcagaccgggtagatcatacctgccagcttcttcaagacctttagagctcgtgtacacgagttggacttaaaattaatttctccaaacacaatatatgaccaacctagtactggcgaaaaacatctcgactaacggcacgcaaattatacaggtgtatagctataaatatctgggccacgagattaaattaggaagagataatcaaacaacggagctaaacaggagaataggactggcatgggcggcttacggaaaactgagaagtctttagatcagatattcccatgtgcttgaaatggaaggtctttgatcaatatgtactcccagttctaacgtatggagcagaaacattgacccttaccagaaaagtaatcaataaaatacaagtggcacagagagcgatggagaggtcaatgctgaatatatccctcagagacagagtatcaaatacaataattaggagaaaaactggtgttactgacgcagttcaaaggattacaacattgaaatgcAACTTGgcggggcatgttgccagattaaaagatggaaggtggacgaagaaaattatggaatggagaactagacacgatgcttattgTAATTGAgcacgtcctccaacaaggtggtcagatgacatcaaacgCATTCAGCACAagtggattcagggtgctcaagaaataatgcattggaattatttacgggaggcctatgtccagcagtggactcaaaacggctgatgatgattAGGGTGCTATTTGGTACAgaatatacagcaattatgccaatattatatgtgtgtggTTATtaaatgtgactttaaaattgattaaataaacaaaatgaaacttAGATGCAAAACAATCTAGTAAATTGAAATTAAACAACTAATAAgtattacttacatgccgatacaaggattattatttaatatttgagAAAACATAGATAAAAACTGTTACGGTAAACTGGTGACAGGTGATCATCGGATGATGGATGGTCTTACAAATCTCTTACAAACACTGTAAAAACGTTTGAAGAATAAGAAAGAGTTATAAATTGACTACTGCCCTCATTTGGTAATAAAATCACAAGAACTAGaagattaaaaaaatcaaataggaAACTATTAATAAATATTCACAAGTCCTATGACGTGCGGAGCTTTCAAGACAATTTGCTTTAACAACACACCCGAGAACATTTTCGCttctaaattttaattttgcaatatttgcaTGACAGTGTACTGAAAATGGTTAACTCAAATACCTCAGCTAAAGAGATtagaaatacattgaaaaatacatacCAAAAGAAGAGAATTTCGACACAGGTTCAACTACAGCATAAACTAAGGTCATTGAAATACACAACAGAGtcctttaaatatatttttagtagaATTCATCAAATTGTTTGGGGACTTAAAAGTGCAGGTCAAATACAAGATAGTGAAGTTGTATTACAGTTACTCTCTGCAATGCCTGACGCAAATCAAGCAGTTACAAATATCATTAATAATAAGTTCACTTGttgtaaataaaacttttaattttagcAATTCCATCGCTATTTCCACTGTCAAATGAAGAAAAATGACGTAAAAGAAATAAGTATGAGATTAAAACGCATGGCCAGGAAAGACTGCCGAACATATAATTTTCCAGAATATAAAGAGGGGTTGGTAAAAGTAATACAAATGAATACTCCTACCTAACATATTGATTTACCAGAAATACTTTCATGTAATAAAGAATCAAAATTCGATATACTAACATGAAAGAAGAAAACACGAAACTTCAacaaaaacttatagacaaagaAAATACTGAAAACAAATTTAAATCATGGATTCGAGAACTTGAGGCAGCCAAACTGAAAAGCGAAACTAAGTTTGAGGAAAAGGCAAAACATATTTTTCAAATCCAGTATTGTAATAAGATGTTCTTTAATATGTTAAACTTAAGGGAAAAACTTATCCCCAATTCAAAATGATGtactcaaaataatttaaaaaagtaaattgTATTCAACCCATTATTAATATAGTATATTTGCATTCTTTAGTCACATATATACACAAAAAAGAATCTACTTCTAATTTATagtagttttattatattatacacggttcacaatttgtcgatagctcactacaagtttaaccctaattagagagctgaaatacagagaggataggtaatacgatataatagtaaaaaccaacctgaaactgacggtttaagatgttttcgactaacctaccttgtatctgaaggaatacaatactttataatcctattacgagggtattttgaatggttacagatgtgttacaccagtgtcgtagagtatatgattgaaacatttttttgaactaaataaatatattttttaaattgtacttatgtaaattgtattttttaataaaacttctttattttattcaaaaataaaaagtttcttgccatttgtaaaagatacatttatttaattaaggggaaaggcgccaaatgtcgcctggcataatttccaatgtgttttaaatgtatccattattttcgaatccgtagaaaactaataaatatttttgaaaaatttaaacgcagaatgaaagattacattattactgagggcagaaagtccctgaaaacttctacaatgtttattttaatatgttatgtaacaggggtgaaaataaaagagaaaatatagtataatttttatttgaaaatattgcatgcaaaagaaactttatttattctaataaatatttcattctgcctttaaatttttcaaaaatgctgtttagttttctcaggatttgaaaaaaaaatggatacatttaaaacacattgaacattttgacaggcgacattttgcgcctttcccctttaataccttacgattacaactattattacttaccttatataattacgattagaaaactattcaaattaaaaataaataggatcaacttcggaatccaagtcatcttgagggttaataattagcggttgtgtctctacggtcgcatcaattatgttatcaagatcccacattttttgttcttcttctattacatgccttactgcatctttccagttttgttctgtaatatgttgtaaagactcgtataacaattcacgtacaccttgtattttatataacgtattttttctagccacataacttttcatttgtgcccaaatgagttcaattggatttatttcgcagtggtagggtggaagtctaaggactgtaatgtttcgcctttccgccattttgtcactACGtgttccttgaacttagatttgtgttgccgggcaatttttagaagttctgcttttaccattccatctttgtaaggcagatacttattccgcagctagtcaagaatatcctgtttcttccacgcagtcgttggaagtctttctactagtcgtgaatgataaggtgcattatctaatactataattgaatttggtggtatgtgttcaatcatctgctcaaaatactcttcgaaaacatcagctgtcatctcctcgtgatagtcttttgtgcttttggactgaaattccaacaaaccatgcttaacaaatcctttttcactgccaatttgagaaattattaatctactgcctttaccagaaggtggggaggtaccagtagaccaaccttccataaaggcttgcctggagcttaatatatttttatctgaccaaattttttttagagtatgacctgagtttacccacgtttcatcctggtagaagatgggccttccttcagcccggaattatggatcttagataatttcttctccaacatattatctcctcccggtcaatcaaaagtgattttcggtctgatttctcccaccggaaatttaattcttttaaaacttgccacaatttagttcgtccgatatgaggcaaatccgggtcgtctctaacttcttgcaaaattttgtttaggtttggtatttcttttttgaaaaaaaatccatgaattttccttcgaataccatttttggcaaattcatcaatttcaataggctttttccctctctttaagtgttcgtttgtgtttgggttagctataccgtgttttttttctttctgataaaaacctatatatagttgactctcctacgccagtcatgttggcacaactttcgactatgttgcgaacagtgtttgtgggattctgagaaaccagagcatcgtgaacattcaggacaatagtcttctctcttggtgaatagacagacttactgactgtacgcaacagtaccggtgtacaacttgatgatgttgatgatgaagccatcacaaacaatccaacaaaacgagcacgagcgaaaggtacgtatatgttcgtaggtatatggaataaaaaatcactcacgcactgcatataattcgcaaaagaaatattcgagacgctaattactgccgtagacgcggacacaccgacgagccgtaaattacatgcgatcaaaaacgtactaaacaaaaaaattgttttcgttcgtaataacttcacccttttaagttaaatttcgaatataaactgaacaaacgaggcacgtggccaaagcatacccattatattattaaaaatctgaggaattccatcctaattatcttgcaacgaatagtaccttcggatatgaattccaggttttctagtaaagtgattaaacgcgaagattagtattgaaatatccaaagagataaggtattcttatttacaaaattgttaatggttaaattcttatttttattaatataatataattacataacattagccgtgaaagttttaattgtttttttgctaaatatattagtattaaaatattattaatattatatatataacagtattaaaaaatattatattattatttaatgaataaacacctcaggaacgcctatggtttacgaccgttttatgagtttgaggcacacttcgtgctctcaacaatttatgaacggagaataggtACATATATTTAGTTGCAATTATATCCTACAATTTCCGTAACTGCCGGTATCTCCCACATTTTTTAAAGATTGAAtgaactaaatagtaaataaaagtccaattttttttttaataacatagaTTAATATGTTTTCAACCATTGGTGCTTTCTGAGTTCATTTCAACTAGTAAAAAGCATAAATTTGAATGTAACATTTTCAGTGACGTCATTTCCGCCATTAGATTCTCGACGCTGATTGGTGTAAAGTTACCAGATATCCGTTTTATTTACTAACTTTGACTCATACCTGTCTAAAATGTTATTGACTTATGATTAAAATTATCTTCGACATATTGTCATCGACTGTCAAATTTCAAGTTAAATTTTTGAAAATGGGGAAAAAAATTTCAGTTATGACGCCAaagaaaactataaaaataagtCCTGATCCAAATAGATCCAGAAGCAAAGGTCGGGATGATCTTTTAGACGACTATAGTCCGATATGTGTTGCAAAAATTTTTCCAACAAACGCAGACAGACCACCAGTCACTTTAGAAAGTTTTCGGCCGAAGAAAAATACTTGTTTGGACTATGAGCTTTCGGAAACGTATCTCAGGTACGTAGATTTTATGTTTCATTAATATATTAATAACGATCGTGGTTTCAACATAAGTTTCAATGCATAAGCTTCAAGAGAAGACGGGTAACTGAAGAAAGTTTGTACGTTGAAAAAAAGGTGTTACAATTCAAGCAGAAAATTGCAttgttttgcaattaaattttgcaatgttggAAATGGTTTTTTCcaactttttttaaattcttttaatagAATAACTCTCGCTTTTGCTTATACTATCCGTAgaatcatttttctttttttttctgacttattgtattccaataaaatttttaactttaattagtttaaaatttttgaaCTAATTGATGAATCACTCTGAAATTTTAACCACATTTTTAATCCCtctgccctcggtaataatgtaatcttgtaatgtaatctttcattctgcgtttaaatttttcaaaaatgcttaccagttttctcaggattcgaaacaaatgaatgcatttaaaaagcattgtcccgaaattttgcgcctacgctcttaagatcAAATTTTCATTATACCATTTTCTACGTAACTATGTACCCGATAGTTATGCAACCCATTCAACACCTTAGTATCCAAGTGAACATACTTTCAGTgctattgaaataaaaaaactgatattgaaaTTTTTATGGCGAGTCTAATAAATTGAGCAGGGACTGGAAGTTTGCCTGAgaaaaatggtcgaaaattagggttgccagctgttaaaaacgcaaggcaccaaagataaaataaaagacagctaACGCGCAACGCTACTGGCTTGAAGACTCAGTTGTGACTCaattatcacttgtcaaaccagtgtcaTTGCGCtctaactctattttactttttCTTTGATAATTTGCGATTTTAACAACCCTAATTTGAGACCATTTTTCTCGGACAActttatatcatcatattaacaaaaaattagctttactttgatataaaaaacatgcatatacgtcaacaacagcgtattttatttaaaataacaataaagaagcaggagaacgagctctaaacgaggacttaactacactaagtaactattttaagaactggcgcttacgtcctaacacaagcaaaactgaaacctgtctctttcacctgtcgaatcaacttgcgggcgatactctcaatgtaactctaaatgatacagctatcaaacataacaacaaccccaaatatctaggcgtcacacttgatagaacactcaccttcaaaagtcatcttacaaacgcagccggtaaactaagaacaagaaataacttaatatcaaaacttgctggaacaacttggggtgcttctgcagatactcttcggacctctgctctagctttggttttttcagtggcagaatattgtgcaccagtatggctaaatagtgcacatacaagcaaaatcgatgtccaacttaaccaaaccatgagaataatcactggaacaataaaaccaacgccagtgagatggctgcctactctgagcagtattgctccaccagatctacgccatacagcagcattagtgagagagtaccagaaaattgtagccaacgtacaattacAAATACAACAAGATATCTCAGACATCTtaaaagagcaccagcgactgagatctagaaatcctccaatacgatctgtccgaaaaattggtaattcctatgatatacataggcaatggacaacaagatggatgccaacagtagaatcggactatattaagatatctaccccaactcagggtttcatcggatcaaatctgccccggtccacttgggcaaggcttaatcgtatacgtaccggatatggtaaatgtgctgattcgctgttcaggtggggtcgtgcagaaagtccacagtgcgattgcgaacaatctagacagaccataagccattgtgtttcagactgcttgaatcgtgcctaccgtggaaacctccaggactttgcggaatgttcttcagaagcaattgaatggctatgtaaattggacattaatatttagtgtcattcattctatctttagtgtttaaataatatatttaatatatatgtatatatattattgtattcgtatatttatcgtactgtgaaagtccatacgctaaataaataaaatcattatcttacttttttctcttttttcctcttttaactccatttttagttcttctattt is drawn from Diabrotica undecimpunctata isolate CICGRU chromosome 5, icDiaUnde3, whole genome shotgun sequence and contains these coding sequences:
- the LOC140441007 gene encoding protein FAM117B-like isoform X2, producing the protein MADVLFIRLTPVIFHWKSKTEPEDTGSSIRRTASLDTIYLQGQWPKEGYYYGHMGTLHVDKAVQTDDSDLSDSRIVQCSSETDDKPEKPTIRSKIWNTKDLGIRHGSPGEHTLNSSSQTLSSCILSPTFNPVNIGLKPLPKSSIRSSVEGLNQEIERLVLKTDNEAHISRSYDHDRYSETIPEGHRAPVADLFKFASRSRSVDTQTPQNFGHSSNSSGESQASSPDQETSKLGSSPQINRFLAREPPDGCEKVQSKSLNDKKFFTVEHVPQICTFKLKPSLGSAFQILQPTKSNSSDQDLPLVPSQESQIDE
- the LOC140441007 gene encoding protein FAM117B-like isoform X1, with translation MSGQNRLPKPSPSLMKQGPLKATIPISSVMKPSSNFMSGNSNTISPTYFWKNRASPDQNSGQRSPGSAGYKGKSKTEPEDTGSSIRRTASLDTIYLQGQWPKEGYYYGHMGTLHVDKAVQTDDSDLSDSRIVQCSSETDDKPEKPTIRSKIWNTKDLGIRHGSPGEHTLNSSSQTLSSCILSPTFNPVNIGLKPLPKSSIRSSVEGLNQEIERLVLKTDNEAHISRSYDHDRYSETIPEGHRAPVADLFKFASRSRSVDTQTPQNFGHSSNSSGESQASSPDQETSKLGSSPQINRFLAREPPDGCEKVQSKSLNDKKFFTVEHVPQICTFKLKPSLGSAFQILQPTKSNSSDQDLPLVPSQESQIDE